A window of Dehalococcoidia bacterium genomic DNA:
AAACAACTGTCACTGGAGTAGAAATGTTCCACAAGTTGCTCGATGAGGCTGAACCTGGTGATGCAGTAGGAACTCTTCTCCGTGGTGTAGAACGTGATGATATCGAGCGAGGCCAAGTTCTTGCAAAACCTGGTTCAATTAAACCAGTGACTGAGGCAGAAGCTGAAGTGTATGTATTGGCCAAAGATGAAGGTGGACGTCATACTCCGTTCTTCAGTGGGTACAAGCCACAGTTTTATATTCGGACAAGTGATGTTACTGGTGAAATTGCCTTGCCTAATGGCGTAGAGATGGTTATGCCTGGAGACAACACGCAAATGCACATAAAGCTAATAAACCCAATGGCGATGGAGCCAGGTTTAAGATTTGCTATTCGCGAAGGTGGAAGGACTGTTGGCGCCGGAGTAATTACCAGCGTCTCCTAGGAGAAAATGTGGCTAAGAAAAGAGGAGATGTTCGCCAATTAATTGAATTAGCTTGCACGGAGTGCAGGGAGCGAACTTATCACAGTGAAAAAAATCGAAGGAACGACCCTAATAGGCTTGAGCTGAACAAATTCTGCCCTCGTTGCAGATCCCACCAGCTTCATAGGGAGGTTAGGTAATTGACTCAAGCTAAAGGACGAAATCCGCTTCGTTCAGTTTTGGACGGAGGGCAAGCTAGGAAGCGTTCAAGATTCGCTATTGTGGGTGAGGTATATAGCGAGCTCACAAAAGTAACTTGGCCTTCACGGGAGGATGCAACGCGTCTTTCGATTTTAGTTATAGGGGTTTCTGCTGCGATTGGCTTGATTCTTGCAGCGTGGGACTTAGGATTTAGCGAACTAGTGGAACGTCTTTTCTTGTAGTTAGCCGCTCGGGTCTAGCAGCAATTGTGCAAGCGCTTGGAAAGTTGAACAAAATGACAGAGCAATTAATTACTACAGAATCTGATACTCATTGGTACATTATTCACACATATTCTGGACAAGAAGATCGTGTGAAGCGCAATTTGGAACTTCGAATTGAATCTATGGATGTCAAAGATAAAATTTTCCAAGTTGTAGTACCTACTGAGGAGGAAATAGAGATTAAAGAGGGCCAGCGAAAATCTGTCCAGAGGAAGATTTTCCCCGGCTATATATTAGTTCAAATGGAGATGGACGACCAAAGTTGGTATGTTGTGCGCAACACGCCTGGTGTCACAGGTTTTGTCTCTTCTGAGGATGAAAAAGAACGCCGGCCGAAGCCTGTACCATTAGGTCAACAAGAAGTCGACGGAATTCTGAATAGGATGGAAGCACCTTCACCAAGAGTCAAAGTAGGTTTAACTGTTGGCCAAATGGTACGAATAACTAGCGGTCCCTTTGCAGAATTTATGGGCGCGGTGGATTCAGTCGATGAAGATAAAGGTAAATTGAGAGTTTTGGTTTCCTTCTTTGGACGAGAAACTCCTGTAGAATTAGATTTCTTACAAGTAGAGAGGGCATAGTGGCAAAGAGAGTTAGAGCAATATTAAAACTACAGTTGCCTGCGGGCGGGGCTACTCCTGCTCCTCCGGTAGGCCCTGCATTGGGCCAGCACGGAATAAACATAATGCAGTTCGTGAAAGAATATAATGCTCGAACTGCAAATCAGGCTGGCACTATAATTCCAGCTGAAATTACAGTGTTTGAGGATACTTCGTTTACTTTTGTAACAAAGACTCCTCCAGCATCTGAACTAATTCGAAAAGCAACCAATCTTCCTAAAGGTTCCGAACGTGCAAGGCACGAACAAGTTGGAGTTATTTCACGTGCGTCTTTACGTGAAATTGCAGAATCTAAACAAAAAGATTTGAATGCAGCAGACGTTGATGCAGCTATCAAAATAATCGAAGGTACCGCTCGCAGTATGGGAGTGGGGGTTGAAGGAGAGTAAATGGCTGCTCAAAGTAAGAGATATACGAATGCTTCTGAACATATAGATAAAGAAAAGGCGTATGACGTTTCTGAAGCTATTGAATTAATAAAAAAAACTTCTACTACTAAGTTTGATGAAACTGTAGAAATTCATATTCGAACTAGTGCTGACCCGCGACACGCGGATCAGCAACTCCGTGGTATTGCTACGCTACCCCATGGTTTGGGTAAATCAGTACGTGTAGCAGTGTTTGTTACTGGCGAGGCAGCTAGAGCAGCAACTGAGGCTGGTGCTGAAATTGTTGGAGCTGATGATTTAATCGAGAAAGTAGATGGGGGGTTTCTTGATTTCGATGTTGCCATTGCGACTCCAGACATGATGGGGAAGATTGGTAAATTGGGCAGGGTGCTTGGCAGGAAAGGATTGATGCCGAATCCTCGTACTAACACGGTGGTCCAACCGCACGATATTGCAGGCGCAGTTGAAGAGGCAAAGAAAGGCCGAGTGGAACTGCGAATGGACCGTACTGCAATTATCCATTCCCCTGTAGGTAAAGCTAGTTTTGATAATGATAAATTAAGAGATAACGTGGCTTCAGTAGTCGATACTATCAATCAGCTTAAGCCTACTGCAATAAAAGGCCAGTTTGTGAAAACAGTATTCCTTACTACGACAATGGGTCCAAGTGTGCAATTAGATTTGGGCTCGACTATGGCAATGAAAATAGAGTAATATATAGCTTAGCACCGAAGACAGTGGGTCTCTAGAAATAGAGTTAAGCCATATGGGCCCACCGAGGTTTCCTGACTTTAATTGTTATGAACCCGCGTCTTCGGATGCGGGTTTTTTTGAGGTGAATTATGCCGACAGAGGCTAAAGTACAAGCAGTATCGGAGCTGGTAGATAAGTTAAGTCGTGCTTCTATTGCTATCTCCACTGATTTTTCAGGACTAACAGTCAACGAGATAACGGCGTTACGTCGTCATCTACGTGAGGCTGGCGTCGAATACAAAGTGGTTAAAAATAGAATTGCTTCAATTGCTGCGGAACAAGCAGGACTGGATTCTTTTAAAGAAATCCTCGAAGGAGCTTCAGGTATTGTCTTAGGTTACGGAGAGCCTGTTGCGGCAGCCAAGGCTGTAGATGAATACATCAAAGAGAGTCGTGCGGAAATGAAGATACGCAAGGGTATCTTGGAGGGCTTGTTGATATCCGAATCACAAGTAATAGCATTGGCTGCTCTTCCTGGCAAAGACCAATTGATTGCCAAGCTTTTAGGTCAAATGAATGCACCTATTTCGGGCTTGGTGAATGTATTAAGCGGACCTACTCGAGCCTTAGCTATTGTTTTACAGCGCAGGGCAGAGCAGCTAAGTGCTAGTAATTAAATTAAAGGAAGTATAGGGGGAAATATGGCAACGAAAGAGGAATTGTTAGAGTCTATAAAATCACTATCTGTTCTTGAGCTTGCAGAGCTGGTTAAGGCTTTGGAAGAGGAATTTGGCGTTAGCGCGGCTGCTCCCGTAGCTGTTGCGGCTGCACCTGCTGCTGGTGGGGATGCTGCCGCCGCAGGCGATGGTGCTGAAGAATCTGACGAAGTTACTGTGACACTTCAAGAGATTGGCGCAAATAAGATTAACGTTATCAAGGTTGTAAGAGAACTTACCAACTTGGGATTGCGTGAGGCTAAAGAATTAGTAGAATCTGCACCTGCTGCTATTCGAGAGAATATCAGCAAGGACGATGCTGCGGACACTGTTAAAAAACTTGAAGAAGCCGGTGCAACCGCATCCGTAGCGTAGTTAAGATATAAATTTAGAAGAGTGTGGTGGGCTCTAATGGTCACCACACTCTTCTACCGAAAGTAGGCGTATGTCATTAGGCGAAGTTCTCAAAGATGCTCTGGACAGAAATGAGAGATATATGATCCCTGCTGTTGAAGGTTTGTCGAGAGACCAATTAATGCTGAGGCCTGCTCCGGAATCTAATCCGATTGGCTGGCTCATGTGGCATCTATCCCGGGTCCAAGATTATGCCGTATCGACGCTTTCATCTGAAGAGACTGAGTGGGTTAAGGGCGAATGGTATAAGCACTTCAATATGGCTCCGGATCCTGGCTATCGTGGTAACGGAGACTCTAATGAACAAGTGGACGCGTTTTCTGCACCCAGTGCTCAAATTCTTATTGATTATTACAAGGCTGTACGCCAGAACACAGACAAGTTCCTCAATTCATTGAATGAATCTGAACTAGATCGAATGGTACCTCCCGTCAGAGGTACGGATCTGGTTCCTTTGAGAGAACGCCTTCCCGGAATAATGGTGGAATCTATTCATCATGGTGGGCAGGTTTCTTATGCTAGAGGTGCCTTGCTTGGAAGAGGATGGCTCGACGCCTAATAGTTCTCTCTTTTACGCAGTGCCCGAATCTCGTCGATACCAATTCCGCTACCAAGTTTCATAATGCAGAATTTCACTTACTGGTCGACGTTTAGATCCCCCAAAATGCTCCCCATCGGCAGGCCATCCTACCGGCACCATGCATGAGGTTGTGTATTCATTTGGTATACCTAGAAGTTTTTTAACCTCGTTTTCATGGCGACGATGGAACGTCGTGATAACGGATCCAAGACCCAATGCAGTGGCTGCTAGCATTAAATTTTGAACTGCGGGGTAAATCGATGCCCCGCTAGAAAAACTAGGAGTTCGCCCATTGGCTTCACTGATGCATGGAAAGATAAGAGCTGGGACCTCAGCCAGATGGTTAGCCAAGTATTGGGCAGATCTATACACGGCATTGCGGGGCCTTGAAGGATCGGATTCGTAAACTGCAATCCATCCATCATGATACCAATTTGCGATTTTATCTTTTTTATCTTGCTCGGTTACTACAACGAAAGACCAAGGTTGTTTGTTGCTACCAGAAGGAGCTCGGATGGCAGAATCAATAATACTCTCGATTAAAGACTTTGGTATTTTTGTAGGTTTAAATTTTCGTATTGCTCTTTGAGCGTAAATGGTTTCAAACAAATCAGGCATTTAAATTCCTATTAAATGGATCAGTAATTTAGTGAGAGGCTTAGATCACAGTCTTAGCCCACCTAATTAAGGGCTCCCAGTCTACAGTAATTAATGCTTAAGCGCTGAGGCTATATTTGTCTACACTGATTGGCTCGAACGAGATGTAGTCTTTTATCACTCGGCAGGCTGGAGATGGATTAAAATACGACCATGCGGCAGCTTCTGCTTCTCGACCTCTAATCCGCAGTGTCCAGAATGTAACCTTCCCATTATCTTTGCTCCAAATGGAATAATGCATTGGGTAAAGGAATTGCATTTTTATGTCCTGAGAAGGGATGTAATATTCCGAATGCATACCTGTAGCTGTCACTTTTATCGCACGGCTAGTGGAAGCTACTACAACCCCAGCGAATTCAATCGTAATAGTAGTATCAGGGTATTCAATAGATACTTTGGGCTTACTTGAATCTGATTCTAATTTAATCATTTACTGTTTACTTGGCAGATAGTGGATATAATTTTTTGAGGTGGGGTTTATGGTTCGTCACCATAATTTTCCATATGTGAGACCGCTCCTCTGCTAGCGAGCTCTTTTTCAAAATGCAGCCGTATCGCAGGATCTTCTTCTTTAAATTGGATTTGGGGACCACCTGTTTCTTTATATCTTGTTCCAACGTAGCCCGCAAACCTGGGGTTTCCGTATCTCAAAACTAGATACCGAATGGGTTCAGCACTACAGTTGAAATGCTGATGGTACCCTGGCCCAGGAGACATAAGAGTACCTGCTTTGTAACTCAATTGTTCCCACTCCGTTCCTGGTGAAGGATAAACACCTTCAGGCCACTGCAAGTCATAACCATCTCCGCTTAGAAAAAGGTAGGCTACATCTGAAACTAAACCTGCTTTTTTGCGATTCGCTTCACTTGTATGCGCTTTTTTATAGGTACCAGCGGGGAATTCTGATAAATGGCAAATGAAATGGCCGTTTGCCATATTTATCATCATATTTGCTCCTGGGCCCCGTGCAGTCCATCGATCAAGATTGACGTTATACACATTAGGAATGAAATTCGTTTCCATAAATCGATCTTCTAATTTCGTAGATTTTCCACTGAAATAGAGTTCATCATTTGGATCGAATCGATCTGGAAATGTCATTGGGCAATCAAAAATAAATTCAGGGCTGCCATATAGATTGAATGCGGTAGGCGCGTTAGTCGCCCCATAAAGCCTTGCAGTTTCATCACCGCTCGCATTATAAATTTCATGCCATGAATTTAATGGGATCGAAAAAACACTGCCAGTTTGCCATTCAAAAGTATGCTTAGGCGTGCCTTCATACCATACAGCAGTTGCGCCACGACCTTTGACAACAAAAAAAATCTCCTCATACATATGTCTTTCTAATTTAAACGACCCACCTGGAGGTATATCGCAGACAAAGCGTATTGTTCCTTGATTATTAACTAAAGCTCCATCTAATGGTTCTCCAGTCAAATCTAATAACGCTGCCTTTGTACCTGTCCGCTCCCAATTAGCAACTTCAATAGTATTAATATCAGGAACTAATTGCTGGGTATGTACTGCCAGCCCTTCATCGGATACCCATTTTTCATAAGGAGTCAGTGTCCATGGTTCATAACGTTCTGAGATAGAAACCATATTACCTCCAATCTGCTTCATTGATTATGCTTAAATCCATAACTCGACAGATAATGTATGAATGCTAACCTGTTGTGTAGATTCTTCAAAGAGGGCATGCGATGGATAATATAAAAAAGGCTGCGATGGACGCAATTGATCGTAATCGGAAGAAGCTAGAGGATCTGAGTTTGAGGATTCACTCGAACCCTGAAATTGGGTACGAGGAGGAAAAAGCTTCTAATTGGCTTGAAGATCAGCTGGATCAAGCAGGTTTTGTTGTGGAACATGGGATCTGCGATTTACCCACTGCTTTTAAAGCCACGAAAGGTTCAGGCCCGTTACATATTATTGTATGCGCAGAATATGATGCCCTCCCTGGGATAGGGCACGCGTGTGGACATAATGTGATTGCTGCCACAGCAGCAGGTGCGGGAATAGGAGCTGCTGAAATTGCAGATGATATCGGACTAAAAGTCACGGTATTGGGTACGCCAGCAGAGGAAGTTTTGAGATCTGGAGGCAAGATTCACTTGCTTGAAAATGGAGCCTTTGATGACGCACATGCAGCTATGATGACTCATCCGGCGCCTTGGGACGTGGCTACTTGGCCTATAGTGGCTGCTGCATTCATGGAAGTTCACTACGAAGGTAAATCTGCTCATGCTGCTGGGTTTCCCGAAAAAGGAATAAATGCGGCTGATGCAATGACAATTGCACAAACATCTATAGGGTTGTTACGCCAACAAATTCGTACTACGGACAGAGTTCATGGAATGATTACAAATGGAGGCGATGCCTTTAATATCATTCCTGCTCATGCGTCCGCTGACTATGCAGTGAGGGCTCGCACTTTGGATGAATTAGACGAGGTTTATCAAAAAGTTTTGCGTTGCTTTGAGGCAGGTGCATTGGCAACGGGTTCTAAGCTAAAGATAATTGGAGGAGATAAGCCATTTGCGCATTTAGAGCACGATTTAGAAATTGCCAATCTTTACCAGCTTAATGCAGAGGTTTTAGGTCGAAAATTTCCTGAATCAAATTTAGACAGCCCCGCAACACCAGTTTCTACTGACATGGGTAACGTTTCTTTGATGCTTCCCACTATTCATCCCGCCATTGGAATTGACTGCTTGCCTGCGGTCAATCATCAGCCCGAGTTTACTGCTGCATGCGCAACAGATTCTGCACTTCAAGCACTTTACGACGGTGCAGTTGCCATGGCATGGACCATGATTGATATGGCGTCACAGCCCCAAATAAAAGATAGATTGCTACATAAATAAAGGCAGCACCTGAAAATTCGAGGTGCTGCCTTTATTTATATTGTTTCAACTAAGCGACTAAACGTATCGCTACTACTAAGACTACGGTAATCAAGATGCCTGCGACAATCGTTCCTCTTATTGAGTCTAATGGGTTTTTCATAATTGAATTTTCTCCTATGGTTATTTCTTCTTACGCCCAAAGACCTTGTAGGTGACGAGCGGCCACCATGAAGAAGAGCATCGGGAATGAAAGCATAGTATTAGTACGTGAAGCGAGCAGTGCTGTGCGTGCCCATTTTGGCTGGTCGGCAGGTGCCGCAGTACCATTATCCATAGTGTCTTTGACAGCAGCAATTATTTTCTGCTGGTTAGGCCAAATAATGAACCATACATTAAACGCCATAATTATTCCGAGCACTCCACCAATAGCGATGTTACGGAATTGATATGAGTCCCAATAAGCGCTACCTTGCTCATAAGCGAACCCAAGGATCAAAGCAATTCCGAAGGCCAATGTGGCTAACGATGCCCACCTGAATATGTTTAACGAAAACGGGAGTATTGTTGTTTGATACTGCGGTCGCGCTGACGCTTCCATACGCGGTAATGCAACGGCCTGTATAAAGTTATAGAAATACAGTATTCCGATCCATAAAATTCCGCTAAAAATGTGTCCAACCCGCATGAGGTCAAGGTATATTGCTGTTCCAGTTAATTCCACGACACACACTCCTTACACTTATTCGTGGCGATTCTACTCTACAATTACTTCTCCGACCATACCTTCTGATGCGTGTCCACTAATAATACAAATCAATTGGTAAGTCCCGGGCTTAGTAAATGTGTATTCTTCAATGGTAGGTTCATCATTTCTTGAAACTATCCAATTTATTCCTAGCTCCCTGATCGTAAATGAATGGACGGAATCAGTGGAGTTCATCACGAATTTAACTTTTTCATTGGTTGAAAAAGCAAGACGTTCAGGTACAAAATTATAATTATTCATGATGATATTAACTTCTCCATCAGTGACTTTTGTTACGGTTGGAGTAGGTAGAGTTTCGGTCGCGCTACAGCCAATTATCATGAATAAAGCAACGCTCGTTACCAACGACATTGAAAATGTACGCATACTTAACAAATCTCCTAATTGGCTGTTAATTCTGAGAATGCGATTTTTGCTATACCGGCCATCGTATCTATCTCATTTTGTGTATGTGCTAGTGATACAAACCCGCATTCAAATTGTGACGGTGCAACATAAATACCGCTGTCTAAAAGATGATGGAAATATTTGGAGTAGGCGGAAGTATCGGAGGCTGCAGCACCGGCCCATGAACATACTTTTTCATTCGCAAAAAATACAGTAAACATAGATCCTACCCGATTGATTTGAATTGGCAGATTGGCTAGAGCCGCTGCTTTATATAACCCTTCTTCAGCCCTCGCCCCTAAAGCTTCAAGCGCTTCATATGTTTTTGGTTCACTTAATTTACTAAGGCAAGCTATGCCCGCAGAAACTGCAAGAGGATTCCCTGAAAGCGTTCCGGCTTGATAACTTGGACCAAGAGGGGAGACCATTTTCATGATTTCACGCTTTCCACCATAAGCTCCTACGGGTAAACCCCCACCAATTATTTTGCCTAGACAAGTCAGATCTGGACTTACTCCATAAAGATTTTGTGCTCCTCCATAACTGACCCGAAAACCAGTAATTACTTCATCAAAAATCAGCAATATACCATTTTGGTCACATAGCTTCCGAAGCCCTTGGAGGAACCCATTACGTGGCTTTACCACTCCCATGTTTCCTGCGATAGGCTCGACAATTATTGCTGCAATTTGATTAATATTTTCATCGATCAATTCCACAACAGAGTTTAGATCGTTGAACTCTGCTACTAGTGTTTCAGATGCGTAACTAGCTGGAACACCTGCACTTGTAGGTACGCCATGCGTAGCTGCTCCCGATCCTGCTTTTACTAGAAGGCCATCTGAATGGCCGTGGTAATTACCATTAAATTTAATTAGTTTGTTTCGATTGGTATATGCACGAGCTATGCGAATTGCGCTCATAGTGGCTTCAGTTCCAGAGCTCACTAGCCGCAGCATTTCTATAGACGGAATAGCGGTTGAAATTAATTCGGCTAGCAAAAGTTCTTTCTCAGTAGGTGCTCCAAAGCTAGTCCCTTCAAGAGCAGCTGATCTAATCGCATCTACAATCACTGGATTTGCATGTCCAAGGATTAGGGGTCCCCAAGAACCAAGGAAATCTAAATATTCGTTCCCGTCAACATCCCAAACTTTTGATCCAAGTCCTTTTGCGATGAAAGGGGGTACTCCTCCCACACCATTAAATGACCTTACAGGGCTATTCACTCCTCCTGGCATCAATTTTTGGGAGCGATTAAATAATTCTTGCGAACGTGTTTGATTCATACTCATCCCATTGCGATCCTTACTTTAAGCGCAACTGGGTCGCTTAAAGTGGATTTATATTTTGTGTAATTTGACAATAATGACCAGCGATCCCTATATACAGATAATCTTTCTCCAAGAGACTCAATGTCATTTGGTGTACCAAGATTAAGTACCCATGACGCTTCGACTGGTGCACCTGATGCGAATCTTTCAAATACAATTGACGGTATTAGCCAACATTCGTAATTAGAAGTCACACAAAGTATGAATAAATGTGCTCTTGGCCTAAATCTATCCATCTGAAAAGAGGACGAATCTTTTTGGGATATGGGTTCTCGGATAATTACTTCAGTATACGTACCATCGCCAGTACGTATGGCAAAATCTATGTCGGAGCTTGTATTTAGTGGCTTAAATACAGAAACTCCGCTTTCAATTAATTTTAAGCTGATATATTCATGAAGAGTTGGCATAGACTCAGTTTGATGTAAGGGCCTCGGCAGCAGATTTGGCGAAATAGGTAATGATCAGGTCAGCTCCTGCTCTTTTTATACTTGTGAGCATTTCAATCATTGCTTCTTGCTCATCAAGCCATCCGTTAGCAACTGCAGCCATGAGCATGGAATATTCGCCAGACACATTATACGCTGCAATTGGGTGATCAAACCGACTTTTTGCCTCTGAAATTATGTCAAGATAAGCTAGTGCGGGTTTGACCATTAAGATATCAGCACCCTCAATCGCATCTTGTGTCAATTCTCTTATTGCTTCATTAAGATTTGCGCCGTCCATTTGGTATGTTTTTCGGTCTCCATTTTTAGGAGCAGATTCTGCAGCTATCCTAAACGGTCCATAAAAAGCAGAATTCATTTTTGCTGAATATGCCATAAGAGGAATATTTTCAAATTTCTGGGAATCTAAGGTTTTTCTAATTGCTTGTATTTGCCCATCCATCATAGCCGACGGAGCAATTATGTCGGCGCCTGCACGAGCGTGTGAAAGAGCAATTTCTCCTAATAAGTTAAGAGTTTGGTCGTTATCGATAGTTCCATTACTTTGAAGGACTCCGCAGTGGCCATGATTAGTGTATTCACACAAACAGACATCCGTAATAACAATAAGGTCAGTAAATTTTTCCTTTAGCTTTTTTACAGCAGTCTGAATAATGCCCTCATCACTGTATGCTTCTGACCCAGAATCATCTTTTGTTGGGGGTATACCAAACAACAATATCGAACGTATACCTAAGCGGGTGGCCTCTTCGACTTCTTCTAGCAATAAATCAATCGATAATTGATTTTGTCGAGGCATTGGTTCTATTGGGATTTTACGATTAACGCCAGAGGTGACAAAAAGAGGATAGATAAAATCGTTTGGGCTAAGCCTAGTTTCCTTTAATAATTCCCTTAATGATGGTGTTCGCCTTAGCCGGCGGAGCCTTTTTATAGGGAATTGAGACTGAGTATTTTGAGGAAATTTGTTATTTTGAATTTGACTCATAGCCCATAAGTTCTAACAAAGCAGAATGTAGCCCTGATATCGTATGCTCTTTTGCTTCAATATCTACAGTTACACCTAAGGATACAGCAGTTTGACTAGTAACTGGTCCAATAGAAACCACTTTTGAAGCATTTATTCCTGAGATATCACCATTTAGTAGCTCGACTAAATTTTTCACAGTAGAAGAGCTAGTAAAGGTAATTGCGTCTATAGTGCCTGATGACAAAATTTCTTGGGCACTTCCTGAGCTATTTTCAGGAGTTTTCGTGTTGTAGGCATCAAGTTCTGTTACATTTGCTCCTAATTTTCTCAGCCCTAATGGAAGCGTTTCGGAGGCTATGTCTGCACGGAATAATAAGAAATTTACTCCTCCAATAGAGTAAGGTTTGAATGCTTCTGACATAGCTTCTGTTGTGTAGACATCAGGTATTAAGTCAGGGCGTATACCATATTTTTCGATTTCCTCTGCAGTGGCTGGTCCTATAGCACCTACCTTATTTTGGGAAAAAACCCTGGAATCAAGCTCCAGAAATTTCATTCTATTAAAAACTGCATCAACGCCGTTAGCGCTAGTGAAAACTACCCAGCTATAGTTACTGAGAGAGTTAATGGCGGCATCAATAAGCTTATAATTTTCTAAAGGTTGAATTTCTATAGTGGGGAGCTCTACTGGGTTCCCACCTTCCGAGCGAATCAAATCACTCAGCCTGCTCGCTTGCGTCCTAGTGCGCGTGACTAGTATTTTTTTCCCAAATAGAGGGCCTTGATCAAACCATCTTATATCGCCTCTTAATTCAACTACGTCCCCGATTATTGAAACTACAGGAGAGCTGATATTTGCAGCAATTCCTTTGCTTACGATATCGGAAAAAGTTCCATCTACTGTTTTTTGTTCGGATATCGTCCCCCATTGAGTCACTGAAATAGGGGTCTTTGGCGACTTACCTTCTTTTATAAGTGCATCAATTATTGATGGCAAACTTTTCCATCCCATGAGTATGACCAGAGTACCAGGTGTTTTAGATAATGCCTTCCAGTCCAAGCTTGACGTTGGTTTTGAAGGATCCTCTGAGCCAGTTACTACAGTGAACGCTGTAGACACCCTACGATGCGTAACGGGAATACCAGAGTAAGCTGGTACAGCAATAGCAGAGGTGATTCCTGGGATTATTTCAAATGGAACCCCTGCATTTTTTAATGCTATGGCTTCTTCACCACCTCTTCCAAATACGAAAGGATCTCCACCTTTGAGGCGGACAACATTTTTTCCTTGTAACGCAGCTTTGACTAATTGTTCATTTATCAGTTCTTGGAATGCCCCTGGGGTATCGGGTTCTTTTCCCATGTATACGAATTCTGCCTTTTTTGCTACATCGAGAAGCTCGCTAGGTGCTAATCGATCATGAACCACAACATCTGCATTTTGCAGTAATTTATACCCCTTCATTGTTATTAAGCCAGGATCACCAGGGCCTGATCCTACCAAGTAAACGGTGCCTATTTTCAATATAAACTCTCCAGT
This region includes:
- a CDS encoding EF-Tu/IF-2/RF-3 family GTPase, with the protein product TTVTGVEMFHKLLDEAEPGDAVGTLLRGVERDDIERGQVLAKPGSIKPVTEAEAEVYVLAKDEGGRHTPFFSGYKPQFYIRTSDVTGEIALPNGVEMVMPGDNTQMHIKLINPMAMEPGLRFAIREGGRTVGAGVITSVS
- the rpmG gene encoding 50S ribosomal protein L33 encodes the protein MAKKRGDVRQLIELACTECRERTYHSEKNRRNDPNRLELNKFCPRCRSHQLHREVR
- the secE gene encoding preprotein translocase subunit SecE — encoded protein: MTQAKGRNPLRSVLDGGQARKRSRFAIVGEVYSELTKVTWPSREDATRLSILVIGVSAAIGLILAAWDLGFSELVERLFL
- the nusG gene encoding transcription termination/antitermination protein NusG — encoded protein: MTEQLITTESDTHWYIIHTYSGQEDRVKRNLELRIESMDVKDKIFQVVVPTEEEIEIKEGQRKSVQRKIFPGYILVQMEMDDQSWYVVRNTPGVTGFVSSEDEKERRPKPVPLGQQEVDGILNRMEAPSPRVKVGLTVGQMVRITSGPFAEFMGAVDSVDEDKGKLRVLVSFFGRETPVELDFLQVERA
- the rplK gene encoding 50S ribosomal protein L11 — translated: MAKRVRAILKLQLPAGGATPAPPVGPALGQHGINIMQFVKEYNARTANQAGTIIPAEITVFEDTSFTFVTKTPPASELIRKATNLPKGSERARHEQVGVISRASLREIAESKQKDLNAADVDAAIKIIEGTARSMGVGVEGE
- the rplA gene encoding 50S ribosomal protein L1; the protein is MAAQSKRYTNASEHIDKEKAYDVSEAIELIKKTSTTKFDETVEIHIRTSADPRHADQQLRGIATLPHGLGKSVRVAVFVTGEAARAATEAGAEIVGADDLIEKVDGGFLDFDVAIATPDMMGKIGKLGRVLGRKGLMPNPRTNTVVQPHDIAGAVEEAKKGRVELRMDRTAIIHSPVGKASFDNDKLRDNVASVVDTINQLKPTAIKGQFVKTVFLTTTMGPSVQLDLGSTMAMKIE
- the rplJ gene encoding 50S ribosomal protein L10; protein product: MPTEAKVQAVSELVDKLSRASIAISTDFSGLTVNEITALRRHLREAGVEYKVVKNRIASIAAEQAGLDSFKEILEGASGIVLGYGEPVAAAKAVDEYIKESRAEMKIRKGILEGLLISESQVIALAALPGKDQLIAKLLGQMNAPISGLVNVLSGPTRALAIVLQRRAEQLSASN
- the rplL gene encoding 50S ribosomal protein L7/L12 is translated as MATKEELLESIKSLSVLELAELVKALEEEFGVSAAAPVAVAAAPAAGGDAAAAGDGAEESDEVTVTLQEIGANKINVIKVVRELTNLGLREAKELVESAPAAIRENISKDDAADTVKKLEEAGATASVA
- a CDS encoding DinB family protein, giving the protein MSLGEVLKDALDRNERYMIPAVEGLSRDQLMLRPAPESNPIGWLMWHLSRVQDYAVSTLSSEETEWVKGEWYKHFNMAPDPGYRGNGDSNEQVDAFSAPSAQILIDYYKAVRQNTDKFLNSLNESELDRMVPPVRGTDLVPLRERLPGIMVESIHHGGQVSYARGALLGRGWLDA
- a CDS encoding nitroreductase family protein, producing MPDLFETIYAQRAIRKFKPTKIPKSLIESIIDSAIRAPSGSNKQPWSFVVVTEQDKKDKIANWYHDGWIAVYESDPSRPRNAVYRSAQYLANHLAEVPALIFPCISEANGRTPSFSSGASIYPAVQNLMLAATALGLGSVITTFHRRHENEVKKLLGIPNEYTTSCMVPVGWPADGEHFGGSKRRPVSEILHYETW
- a CDS encoding DUF427 domain-containing protein is translated as MIKLESDSSKPKVSIEYPDTTITIEFAGVVVASTSRAIKVTATGMHSEYYIPSQDIKMQFLYPMHYSIWSKDNGKVTFWTLRIRGREAEAAAWSYFNPSPACRVIKDYISFEPISVDKYSLSA
- a CDS encoding cupin domain-containing protein is translated as MVSISERYEPWTLTPYEKWVSDEGLAVHTQQLVPDINTIEVANWERTGTKAALLDLTGEPLDGALVNNQGTIRFVCDIPPGGSFKLERHMYEEIFFVVKGRGATAVWYEGTPKHTFEWQTGSVFSIPLNSWHEIYNASGDETARLYGATNAPTAFNLYGSPEFIFDCPMTFPDRFDPNDELYFSGKSTKLEDRFMETNFIPNVYNVNLDRWTARGPGANMMINMANGHFICHLSEFPAGTYKKAHTSEANRKKAGLVSDVAYLFLSGDGYDLQWPEGVYPSPGTEWEQLSYKAGTLMSPGPGYHQHFNCSAEPIRYLVLRYGNPRFAGYVGTRYKETGGPQIQFKEEDPAIRLHFEKELASRGAVSHMENYGDEP